The window gactagtctcccagtccctgctgctgaaaaacatccccacagcaggaggctgccaccaccatgcttgaccatagggatggtgccaggtttcctccagacgtgatgcttggcattcagaccaaagagttcaatcttggtttcatcagaccagagaattgtctgagagtcttttggtgcattttggtaaactccaagcgggctgtcatgtgccttttacagaagagtggcttccgtcttgccgctctaccataaaggcctgattggtggagtgctgaagagatggttgtccttctggaaggttctcccatctccacagaggaattgtagagctctgtcagagtgatcatcggattcttggtcacctccctgaccaaggtccttctcccccgattgctcagtttggccgggcagccagctctaggaagagtcttggtggttccaaacgttttccatttaagaatgatggaggccactgtgttcttggggaccttcaatgctttttggtaccctttccttgatctgtgtcttgacacaatcctgtctcggacctctatggacaattccttcggcctcatgacttggtttttgctatgacatgcattgtcaactgtgggacattatataaacaggtgtgaactccaatgaagttgtagaagcacctcaaggatgatcaatggaaacaggatgcacctgagctcaatttcgagtctcatatcgAAGGGTccgaatacttgtgtaaataaggtatttctgttttttatttttgatgcatttgtaaaaatgtcttaaaatctgcttttgttttgtcattatggggtattgtgtgtagattgctgtggatttgttatttatttaatcaattttagaataaggctgtaacgtaacataattttgaaaaagtcaaggggtctgaatactttccgaagacactgtacATGGATGAAAAGTATTCTATTTGCTTGCAGCTACACAACTAATCAATTATATTGCCATTGTGGCCTTTCAAGAGGACAATGATGTTTACTGCACAAATACATCTGATGGAATTGATTGAGATTGAATAGAACAGATAGCCAGGTTGCAGGTTGCCATTAAAAAGTCCAAACATGCTTGTGACTGAATGGTCCCACTTATGGATGGTAGAGTCCTTTTTAATAACATATTTTTAAAGCCAAAATAATTGTACCTATTTATCAAGATACTCACTTTACTTAAAGTACCATAATTCTACATATACTGTAATAAATGCATGTATATATTGTACACACAGTGCTGTTTCTAGGCACAATCCACATAAGCAGCAGCTTAAAAAGAAGGGGCCACTAAAATGTAGatctcgcttagggcccccaaatgCTAGATTTGTGCTACATTTTAATATATCACAGACAGAGTACACAGGCAGATGTGACCCTCgcatttttatttgtttacctgtccaagataaagcaaagcagtgcgacacaaacaacacagagttacacatgggttaaacaaacgtacagtcaataacacaacagaaaaatctatgtacagtgtgtgcaaaaagTATTCTTTTTTTTTGCATTGAAGACAGTACAGAAGAGAATACCCCGTGCCAGGGAATGTTATTTTAGGCTCTTGTTTGTGACACATGCCATTCCAATTCTCCATCTTATCATATTATCAGTGCAATTGCAGACCACAAGCTTAAAATATGAGGTTACACATTAATAACAACTGGTCTGACCCCATAGCAGACCCTGATTGTAATATATTAAACGTGGCAATGGCAGCTAGTTAGGTTACTATGCCATACATATTTTAAGTTGAATGTACATATTGGGTCACTTGTCTCATAATAGTTTCAATTTAATCTTGAGATGATCACTTGTTTTATGGGAATAAAAATATTTAACTCAAATTCACCTGTGGTTCTTGCAGGTGACCCAACATTGTTTATACATACTTGAATCATCCCCCTCAAGCACACACTTATGACGAAAGTGATTATTAATCTTCCTTTGGATGACTGACATTTTATAAATTTTTCCTGTGTTTTGTCTGATGAACATTACACCAAGTGTAACAgtagtaactttacgtcgtcccctcgccccgacacgggcgcgaaccagggaccctttgcacacatcaacagtcacccatgaagcgtcgttacccatcgctccacaaaagccccggcccttgcaaagcaaggggcaacactacttaagtctcagagcaagtgacgtaactgattgaaatgctactagcgcgcacccgctaactagctagccatttcacatccgttacacaagtcACCTCACCTGAATAATATGGACTAGTGCAGAATACCTGTTGTTGTTTGTCTTGCTTATCATAATCAGAtgtagcattttttttttttacatttgttatATGAATAGAAAAATGAAAGATGTaaggtgcattcggaaagtattcagacccccttgactttttccacattttgttacgtttcaatACTTTGTATCCCTAATTTACTTGTTTCCATTATTTTAGCAGTTACCTGTAAATGCTTAATAATTATTTTTGTTAAAAGGAAATATTTGCCACTTGACAGAATTagaatttaaaaaatgttgtCAAGCCTAAGGATGAACCATACTGAAAAAttatatgtaaagtgttggtcccatgtttcatgagccgaAATAAATtagcccagaaatgttccatatgcacaaaaagcttatttctctcaaatgtggtgcacaaatgtgtttacatccttgttagtgagtgtttctcctttgccaagataatccacccacctgacaggtgtggcatatcaagaagctgattaaaccacatgatcattacacaggtacaccttgtgatggggacaataaaaggccactctaaaatgtgcagttttatcacataacacaatgccacagatgtctcaaattttgagggagcatgcaattggcatactgattgcaggaatgtccaccaaagctgttgccagagaattgaatgttaatttctctaccataagccacctccgtcatttcagagaatttggcagtacgtccaaccggcctcacaaccgcagaccacgtgtaaccacgccagcccaggacctccacatccagcttcttcacctgcgggatggtctgagaccagccatcaagacagctgatgaaactggattATTTCTGTCTGAAATAAACTCATTCTGATAGGATGGGCctttctcccaagtgggtgggcccagGCCCCAGCCCAGTGAAATCCAGATTAGGGGCTAGTTAATTTATATAAATTGACTGATTTGCATATATGAACAGTAACTCAGCAAAATGATTTTAAATGtagcatttatatatttttttcagtataTTGATGTTGATTCGTTTCAGGGACACATGATGATCAAAATGGACGTATTTGTTCAATGACATGTCAGTTCTTTGTAAAATCAATAATATTCCTTCTCTGCAACAGCACCATCAGTTGGAATGTATTAGAATGCATTTCACGAGTCACAACAGTACTGATACAGTGAGGAACTTGAAAGGTTGGTGAATAAGCATTGATTATCAAACAAATGTAACCAACTGATGAACATTTTAATATATTTTACTGAATGTGTACCATTAGATGTATCAAACTTTCAACCCTCACCATCTTGCAAGGCAGCCTGAGATAGCCTTGACTTTTCATACCAGACTGGCTCTACTGCTCTTTCCACTTAGCAATTCCTCACCCTTTGCAACATAGACAGACAAAAGGGTCGTTGAGAGCTTTTATTGGAAGGTGGAGGAAACATCTCAAACCATTTGAGTGCAAATGAAAAGCAACATTCCATCCTGTACATGTATTTACAGATGCACTGGCACGTCGATGCACCTAAGGGGCAGGGTCAACTCAGTGGGTACAGGTTAGGATGGTGAGCACACCTGATACCGCATCATTACTCTTGCACTATACATTTTCTACATGCTTTAGTTTCAGTTTGAAGGAATGTATTATGACCTAAAACAGACTTGAGCCACCGGGAAGAGAACCCAAGCCAGGAAGTACTGTAGCCTATACCAAAGTCTGATGAACCATCGTCTTACATTTTGATTTGGTGTGATCGGTCTTCCACAActaaaaatgaaacaaaaaacaCCTTTGTGATTTGATGAATTATGTGTATCAAATCTGCAGTAGAACATCTTAGATACGAGTCAATAACTGATCCAAGGACTACAGTCCACAAAATGCACCCGATGTTAAACACGTTATGGCTACGTCTCAATGGTCCAAAGTGTCTTTCTCCATTAATTTCCTCTCCTTCATCTGAACCTCACAGCAGATTAGGTGAAAGCAAACTTCTGCCTGGTAAGCATCCACCACATTCccctgcctttatgtacataACTACCTCAAATAtatcatacccctgcacattgatctggtactccctgtatagagcttcATTCTGTGTATTCTATTCCTCTCGGGTTGCTATGTGTCTCTCTGCATCGTTGCAAAGGGCagtaagcattccactgtaaAGTGTACACCTGTGGTAATAAATGTGAGAAATATTAGGGGTTCCACCTTGTCTCTATTCAGATCAGTaaagacaaaggagaggaagcCTCCATATTGAGATGCATACCAAGACATTACAGCtcctctctgcctgttcccattaTAGGTGTGGCACTTACAAGcagtcctattccctataaaaccAACTTTGCTTCATTCAGAAAAACAAAGAAAGACTTACCCAATGTGGGAATTACCAATATCACAAGCCTCATTTCACAGTATGTCAAGTTGACACAGATGAGCAGTACAGACAACTTGTTTTCCATGATGGAAACAAGAGGGCGGGTGGGGAGGGGCACATTTTAATGAATGGATACTTTTTTTTAGAGTGGCACCAAGGTCTTGCGATCTCTCGAGGCAAacaaatcattaaaaaaaaactaaataaatCAATATGCAAGAGTCCAAATTCAGTTTCTTTAGAGTCTATTGTAGAAAAAGAGGGAAATGACAAGTTGAAGATCAGTAAAGCAAGTTCTTGGATTCATTTCTTCTCTTCTGCTTTTTCCTCTTTCTTTTCCTCGGGTGCCTTGGTCTTGTCGTCCTTTACAGATAGTGCCTCCAGTTTCTCTGCCACTTTGTTTGCACGGTCAACGTTTCCTCCTGCAGAGAAGTACAGAAAGATGAGACATGAACTCTTTGTCAGTGTGGTGTCACGGTGGCCAAGATGAGGCTCCACACCAAACGTATTtagaaagccctttttacatcagcagatgtcacaaagtgcttatacagaaacccagcctgaaaccatcaaagagcaagcaatgcagatgtaggagCACAGTGGCTACACATCAACAGTGCACAGTAACAGTCCTCTTGATTTAAGAGCATGTTTTAGGGCATTGGGGATGTCTGCCATTTCAATGACTAAGAATattccagtttgagtgtttcgCAAGACTTCTCGTTCCACCGATACATTACGCAAGGTTAATCTACTGGGCAGTGATTAACATGTGACCTGCTCAACAATGGTTGTTCTTTGTAATTAATATTACAGAAAAAACAATTCTAAGTGTGCCAGAACATACCAACATTAGCCTAACAGTAGGCCAGCGAGTTGTTACATTCTGcatgttaatttagcagacataaAAAGTTCTGGGCTGGAGTGAGCAACAGAGAACAGAGTATTGTCTGCATACTGACTGAAAGAATGTGGGAAAAAAAGAATTGTACACCAACCTGATCCATCTTGAGATTTTCTGACTTCCTCCTTGCATTCATCGAACTTCACCTTAAATTTCTGAGCGTCTGAAAATGACAGAAGTTATTTTAAACCCCAGCCACACTTTTTTGCATGAGAAAGCAGACTGAATTGTTAAAAGCTAAACGCAGTGACTAAAATAGACGTGTTGTCACGCTCACTTTCTGCATTGAGGAAACGTATTGCCAGGAGTTCAGGTTTGGGATGCTCATCAGCGAAGTCGGCGAGTGTGTTCCATacccaggctctgtcgctgcCAGCGTTGGGCTTCAGCTCCATCACAGGAAAAACTGAAAGAGCAGAAGATGAAAAGGAATTAGGCCTCCGACTCAGAGTCCCATCTATACAATGACTTGTTTTGGTAATACGGTGGACAGGCAACATGCATGGGTTAACGGAAAGGTTTcagtccaacacacacacgctaGACAGCAGTGATAAACACTACTGGTTGAGACAGGGAGTCTTCCGTGACTCACTGTTGTGATTGGCGCAGATCTTCAAAGTCCGGTCTCTCCTCATCAATAGGCGGATGGTACCCTTCTCTTTGTGTTTCAGGAGCTTGACGTCGCCTGTGCCGCGCTCCTTCCACTCTGGTGGGTCGTTCTCAGACGCAAAACGGTAGAGCTTCGCACGCCTGAGGGGAGAGACAATATGGGTAGAATGATGAAGCTGTGGATGGAATCAGTGACAATACATGGGTGACAGAGGCATGGCTCTATGCCAACCTTTTGTAAACAAGGAGCATGTGTGTGCCTAAGTTGAAAAATTTAGACACACAAAGAAATTTAAGAGTAACACGAAAAACATTTGAGGTAATAATTTCTCCTAGGTGCATTGGGGCTCCTACATTACAATTCCAGGTCACACAGCAAACTATTTAGGAGCATAGGAGAGTAAAATGTTCCACACTGTAGAGCCCTGAGAGGGCTGGATGGTTTCATAACACTTGAGGCGAATCCTCACTTCCAATTTAGTAAAACAAGTTACTTAAGTCTCCCATTGACAGTGCATGGCTAAGTGAAAATTCAACTAATTTAGAAGTTAAGTTCGATATAAAGATTCGGCCCCAAATTAATTACAAATTAAGTATTGCACAATGATTTAGGCTATTCAAGGCTTTCAGCATCAACTTACATTTTGAACagttcctcctcgtcctcctctagcGTCTTCACATCCTGCTCTGGAAGAGACACGATGGGCTCATAATGGGGATCGTGGTTTGATTCTTCTGCATTGTCTGTTGTGGTCTCCTGCTCTTCTGGTGTTTCCTATGAAACAAGATTTACACACACGTTAACCCCCTAAGGTAGACGTCTGCGCCCCCGGCTGAAATATAATTAGCATAATAACAAAAAAGGCCAGAAACATAAGATATATTTTTGCATcggatgcatctcaatccaccacaaCCGCCTATGTAACCCTTCCACATTAGTGGTGaaagagcagtgtttgtcagacaatgagacatcccgaaaaatcagtcttctcacaaaattgtctgtagcgtccgaacaatTTAGCCTACAAACTGTTATGACACCTCTACGGAAAGATGACTCTCACGATgacgttctcagttttgctctacgaccctgggactgaagtcggtacagctgaTCTGGCAACTTCTGTCTGTATCGTCCgaaaacagtttgggctacacactaacatgacccctctGTGTAAAGGTGAGACTCCCACGAACATGTCTGTTGTTAagctctaggatgcccacaggccTGACAAGACACTTTtgaaggtcccccggtaccagCCGGAAAAATTGATTTCAGtatatttttattgaacctttattttactaggcaagtcagttaagaacaaattcttatttacaatgacggcctactccggccaaacgataacccagatgacgctgggccaattgtgcgccgccctatgggactcccaatcacgacgggttgtgatacagcctggaatcgaaccagggtttgTAGTGACACCTTTAGCACTTAGATacaatgccttagaccgccgcGCCACTTGGGAACCCTGTTAAGTGAcaaattaaataaatgtaaaaaataataataaaatgtttACTGATCTTTCTTGTACTGTAGCTCTCAGATATAGGATAGACACTTTCAGAACAAACTTCTTTTAGGCCATTTTTTGgggactgttattcaatgcgtttatATGGGATAATAGCAGtccaaatacattttcttcatcaaATATTGTTTGATACTTCAAAAACACTTAATATTgaaaaatcaaatagcaaaattatCTTTGGTATGACCTTCTAAAAagcaattccatatagcttagtacaACCCCCCTCCCAGTAGACTCTTAGTTTCCCCTGGATTGCCATCTCGTTTCAAGTTAGTGAAATGTACTTTACAAGTCAATGTATTAGACTGTAAAAACAGTAGACTCCAACAACTAACTGCAGAGGGAGGTGAATAGAGGGATTTGAGAGATCAGGCTTCGAGGTTATCTTTTGTGTGCAATTTGCTGTGGCAACTGAACTTAGTGGTGCTGAGCTAAGCATCTTTGCTGCTGGATGGGTTTATAAAAGGCCTCATACTTACTACAGAACATGGTAATATGGCCTAACATTACATAAAAACGCCGCtcaagaggagaggaagagaaaagtGAAGCAAGTGGACAATAAATCACAAAACAATAACTTTTATGTTAGCTGGACAACTAGGCCCAATTTAAACTAATAATTGACGTTAGTTCTGTTCGTACAATAGAGTTAGACAAATTTGCAGTCAGCTACCAAAAAACTACCATGACACAAATATCAGCAAGCCATCTTGCTAGATAGTGCTTTAAGATTAATTAATTAACGTTAGCTGCCTGAACAAAATGTATGAAAGGGGCGCGAGGCTCCATGCGTTCCGAGTAACGTAACTGTATGGCTAGCAACATGTCTCCGTACAAGGCTAGCAAGTAATTTCAATCGTTGTCTTGTTACGTTAGCTAATGAAGTCATCTGCTTGATTATACAGCTAACAGTGCCATAACTCAGACAGCATGTCAATGTTCACTTATTTTCCAACTATCTAAATGGTAAACACGCACTGAGAAAGTTGACATTCATTTCGGCCTGGTgttagcaagccagccagctaacgttagctaggccaTTCAGAAAAGTACCAAGCTAGCAAGTTAGTTAACTAGAGATGGAAAATAGGTTTAGCCACCGTGTCATTGACATATAGCTAGTTATATGCAATTATCCACTCTTAAATAAAATGCAAACAAACATTGTAAGCTCAGGACACTTCCACAATATTGCCATttaaaaagatgctacgttaactagctagttaaCTGGCTTCTGTTAGCTAACgtgttagttagctggctaacaatTAACGTTACTGTCGGGATAACATACAGTTAGGTTGAAAGCCAAATATTGTACATGGATGTCTCAACCAAATACATATTGGGTTTAAAAGATCATTTTGAAAGTAGTGGTTGCACGATTATACCACAGACATAATCAAATATTTAGATCATTgttctgttagctagctaactagatgGCTAGTTGGCTAGTTAGCCAGCCAGTTAGCTTTGGAGTAGATCTAAAGGGCGGCAAAAGTATCAAGTTACCCACTTTTCTGACACATACAACAAAGGTATAACTGATTGCCCATTGCCAGTAAGTAATTGTTTTGAGACCAATTTACACTTTAGACCTTCAATACTGATGTTTAACGAGGTTGTTAAAAATCAGCATCCCTAGCCGGTATTATCTTCCCGGGCACAACCCTAGCAAGATAAACTTTGAGAATGCCAATCAAAACATCACAATTTAAATTAAATGTACATTTAATTAAATGCACGTCACATAAATATGTTCAAAACTCATAAACTTACCTTCGGATCTGCCATGTTAATGTAGATGTTTGTAGATTACGGAATTCAGTTTGATTGATTCAAAACCAAACTCTCCGTTCGCCTTGAGTTCCTCTCTCTTCGTGCTATAGATTTCGCGCGTCGAAATGTCCCATTTGCGTTTCCTCCATCCcatcacccccccctccccttcgACACTATTTTAAAGGGCTTTAAAGTG is drawn from Salvelinus fontinalis isolate EN_2023a chromosome 4, ASM2944872v1, whole genome shotgun sequence and contains these coding sequences:
- the LOC129853464 gene encoding ran-specific GTPase-activating protein-like, with the protein product MADPKETPEEQETTTDNAEESNHDPHYEPIVSLPEQDVKTLEEDEEELFKMRAKLYRFASENDPPEWKERGTGDVKLLKHKEKGTIRLLMRRDRTLKICANHNIFPVMELKPNAGSDRAWVWNTLADFADEHPKPELLAIRFLNAENAQKFKVKFDECKEEVRKSQDGSGGNVDRANKVAEKLEALSVKDDKTKAPEEKKEEKAEEKK